The following coding sequences are from one Kwoniella bestiolae CBS 10118 chromosome 2, complete sequence window:
- a CDS encoding mitochondrial 54S ribosomal protein mL46 has translation MSLTPRSIKRSSSSIRRAALQRFSSSTSTSSSSTPPPLKASLLLSRTPLLTPTPTELEQTYYAYSRALRHSLSTPLPTEFYFKSGSLPLRRYLKAEHEYETETYGERLAGGKPESIGDIPPETEYEVLPRNHWEQQDIKDGKGDKSLERYPEEEVYCLVQDKQKKWVFPSTGVERLQSLDEAVNERLIGPSGQLDGKGMDSWLVSRKPVGVVRDGEQRTFFLRGHILAGQPTLAPSSNYTSHAWLSAKEVEERLRNQGDEKLWEGVKGMFGVAEEVDEEL, from the exons ATGTCACTCACTCCGCGATCGATAAAacgttcctcctcctcgataCGACGAGCAG CTCTCCAGCgattctcctcctctacctctacctcctcttcatccacccccccacccctcaaagcgtccctcctcctctcccgtACACCACTCCTCACACCAACCCCCACAGAGCTTGAACAAACATACTACGCCTACTCCCGAGCACTCCGCCATTCCCTCAGTACCCCTCTCCCTACAGAATTCTACTTCAAATCTGGCTCACTGCCCCTGCGTCGATACCTAAAAGCAGAGCATGAGTACGAGACAGAGACCTACGGAGAGAGGCTGGCAGGTGGTAAACCGGAGAGTATAGGTGATATCCCCCCTGAAACGGAGTACGAGGTCCTACCCCGAAATCACTGGGAACAACAGGATATAAAGGACGGGAAGGGAGATAAAAGTTTGGAGAGGTATCCCGAAGAAGAGGTTTACTGCTTGGTACAAGATAAACAGAAGAAGTGGGTATTCCCCAGTACGGGAGTAGAGAGGTTACAGAGTTTGGACGAGGCTGTGAACGAGAGGTTGATAGGGCCCAGTGGGCAGTTGGACGGGAAGGGTATGGATAGTTGGTTGGTAAGTAGGAAACCTGTTGGGGTGGTCAGGGACGGTGagcagagg ACATTCTTCCTCCGAGGCCACATCCTAGCGGGTCAACCAACCCTCGCCCCATCTTCGAATTACACCTCGCACGCATGGCTCAGCGCCAaagaagtagaagagaggttgaggaatCAGGGCGACGAGAAATTATGGGAGGGGGTTAAAGGGATGTTCGGGGTGGCTGAGGAAGTGGACGAGGAATTGTGA
- a CDS encoding phosphate:H+ symporter produces MSQQFEVEKARAEAVVSAGERRRAALAEVDEAKFSWFHAKACIVAGVGFFTDAYDIFSISIAATMIGYVYHNGGSNTTNQDLGIKVAHSIGTFFGQLLFGWLADHVGRKRMYGIELMIIIVGTLGQAVAGHAAGISIYGVMIMWRFIMGMGIGGDYPLSAVITSEFAARRIRGRMMTAVFASQGWGNLASAIVSVICVTAFKSQIHSQPLTNMKAVDQVWRLIIGIGCVPATVALYFRLTIPETPRYTMDIERNIKQASQDVDTYLTSGTYVTDPIHNNERAELPKASWPDFIRHFGQWQNGKVLLGTAWSWFALDIAFYGLGLNSTTILTTIGFGSSTALPTKQENIYQTLHNAAVGNIILAVGGLIPGYYFSFLLIDSWGRKPIQFMGFSILTAIFVVMGFGYDKILSTGSGKKAFVFLYCMANLFQNFGPNTTTFVIPGEAFPTRYRSTAHGISAASGKLGAIVAQVGFSRLINIGGKNKFLKHILEIFALFMLTGIFSTMLLPETKGRTLEDLSQESQDHFVQDTNVGTATLQKRSGSETHSDEEDPRLAAQA; encoded by the exons ATGTCACAACAATTCGAAGTTGAGAAAGCTCGAGCTGAAGCAGTCGTCTCTGCCGGTGAGAGACGACGAGCAGCCCTCGCCGAAGTGGACGAGGCGAAATTCTCATGGTTCCATGCCAAGGCTTGTATTGTTGCTG GTGTCGGATTCTTCACCGACGCGTACGAtatcttctccatctccatcgctGCGACTATGATCGGGTACGTGTACCACAACGGAGGATCGAACACCACGAACCAAGATCTGGGTATCAAGGTGGCTCATTCGATCGGTACCTTCTTTGGTCAGTTGTTATTTGGATGGTTGGCCGATCATgttggaagaaagaggatgtacGGTATTGAgttg atgatcatcatcgtcggTACTCTCGGTCAGGCTGTTGCTGGTCACGCTGCAGGTATCAGCATCTACGGTGTGATGATTATGTGGAGATTCATCATGGGTATGGgtattggag GTGACTACCCCCTCTCAGCTGTCATCACCTCCGAGTTCGCCGCCCGACGAATCAGAGGTAGAATGATGACTGCCGTGTTCGCCTCTCAAGGATGGGGTAact TGGCCTCCGCCATTGTTTCCGTGATCTGTGTTACCGCCTTCAAATCCCAGATCCACTCCCAACCATTGACCAACATGAAGGCCGTCGACCAAGTCTGGCGACTCATCATCGGTATCGGCTGTGTCCCAGCAACTGTCGCCCTATACTTCCGACTGACCATCCCCGAGACACCCCGATACACCATGGACATCGAGCGCAACATCAAGCAAGCCTCTCAGGACGTCGATACCTACCTTACCTCAGGTACATACGTTACCGACCCGATCCACAATAACGAGCGAGCCGAGTTGCCTAAAGCCTCTTGGCCCGACTTCATCAGACATTTCGGTCAATGGCAGAATGGAAAGGTCCTATTGGGTACTGCGTGGTCATGGTTCGCCCTTGATATTGCATTCTACGGATTGGGTCTGAACTCAACCACTATCCTCACTACCATCGGATTCGGAAGTTCCACTGCCCTGCCCACGAAACAGGAGAACATCTACCAGACTCTTCACAACGCCGCAGTTGGAAATATCATCTTGGCTGTTGGAGGTCTTATTCCAGGATAttacttctccttcctcctcattgaCTCCTGGGGACGAAAACCAATCCAATTCATGGGTTTCTCCATCTTGACGGCCATCTTCGTAGTTATGGGATTCGGGTACGACAAGATCCTCTCCACCGGATCAGGGAAGAAAGCCTTCGTATTCTTATACTGCATGGCCAACTTGTTCCAGAACTTCGGTCCAAACACTACCACCTTCGTTATCCCAGGTGAAGCCTTCCCCACACGATACAGATCAACAGCCCACGGTATATCCGCTGCGTCTGGTAAACTCGGTGCGATCGTCGCACAAGTTGGATTCTCAAGATTGATCAACATCGGTGGTAAAAACAAGTTCCTCAAGCATATCTTGGAGATCTTCGCGCTCTTCATGTTGACTGGTATCTTCTCGACGATGCTGCTGCCCGAGACTAAGGGTAGGACATTAGAGGATCTATCTCAGGAGAGTCAGGACCACTTCGTACAGGACACGAACGTTGGTACGGCGACTTTACAGAAGCGGAGTGGAAGTGAGACGCAttctgatgaggaggatccAAGGTTGGCTGCTCAGGCTTAA
- a CDS encoding 4-aminobutyrate transaminase — MSRILSSSLRTLPRVSSKPIIPTTARKAFISSSSSINSNPAFAQDQQPQQDDMPIAVKTAAQWAEFGRHHVCHGLGRIRDHVIVKGEGLDLYTADGKKLLDFTAGIGVTNLGHCHPHVSRAAAEQVNQLVHLQCSISFHAPYLQLIDRLLPAMPHESLDQFFFWNSGSEAIEAAIKVARQATGRQNMIVFSGAYHGRTMGSGALTRSKPIYTQGTGPLMPGVFSSAFPYWHQLGVNPSTSEEELVRLAQHQLDLILRQQVNPKDVAAIFIEPVQGEGGYVPVPPAFLRHLREVCDKHGILLVIDEVQSGFFRTGSYFAIEQIVPELRPDILVFAKGVANGFPISGIASNKEIMGKLDVGSMGGTYSGNAVACAAGVAAQEVYQSGEIGRNVEVRSKQLYKVLNKLASDEKTKHLIADVRGMGLMTAVEFRNTADECTLEGLPEGKSVPKNIGKRVQEYCLNKDLMVLTTSAFDTIRFIPALTVSEEEMDRAMTIFTEAVESVAREG, encoded by the exons ATGTCCCGaatcctctcttcatcattaCGCACTCTCCCCCGAGTATCATCAAAACCTATAATTCCCACCACGGCTCGAAAGgctttcatctcttcttcatcaagtaTCAACTCGAACCCTGCTTTTGCTCAAgatcaacaacctcaacaagaCGATATGCCTATTGCCGTTAAGACTGCCGCCCAGTGGGCCGAGTTTGGACGACATCACGTTTGTCATGGTCTCGGTAGGATCAGAGATCATGTGATTGTCAAAGGTGAAGGATTGGATCTGTATACTGCGGACGGGAAGAAGCTCTTGGACTTCACTGCTGGTATCGGTGTGACCAACCTTGGACA CTGCCACCCCCACGTCTCCCGAGCAGCCGCCGAGCAAGTCAACCAGCTCGTTCACCTGCAAtgctccatctccttccacGCCCCCTACCTTCAACTCATCGACCGACTCCTCCCAGCCATGCCCCACGAGTCCCTTGAccaattcttcttctggaACTCTGGTTCAGAGGCCATCGAGGCGGCTATCAAGGTCGCCAGACAAGCCACCGGCAGACAAAACATGATTGTCTTCTCGGGTGCTTACCACGGTAGAACGATGGGTTCAGGTGCTTTGACTAGATCTAAACCTATCTACACACAGGGTACTGgtcctttgatg CCCGGTGTCTTCTCTTCTGCCTTCCCATACTGGCACCAACTCGGTGTTAACCCTTCTACCTCCGAGGAGGAACTCGTCCGTTTGGCTCAACACCAACTCGACTTGATCCTCAGACAACAGGTCAACCCTAAGGACGTAGCTGCCATCTTTATCGAGCCAGTCCaaggagaagg TGGATACGTCCCCGTCCCACCCGCTTTCCTCCGACACCTCCGAGAAGTATGCGACAAACACGGCATCCTCCTCGTGATCGACGAAGTGCAATCAGGTTTCTTCCGAACCGGATCCTACTTCGCCATCGAACAGATCGTCCCAGAGCTCCGACCTGATATCCTCGTCTTTGCCAAGGGAGTGGCCAACGGATTCCCCATCTCAGGTATCGCCTCGAACAAGGAGATCATGGGTAAACTCGACGTCGGCTCAATGGGAGGTACATACTCCGGTAATGCCGTGGCCTGTGCTGCCGGTGTGGCCGCCCAGGAAGTCTATCAATCAGGAGAGATCGGTCGAAACGTCGAAGTTCGATCCAAACAATTATACAAGGTCCTCAACAAGCTGGCAAGCGACGAGAAGACCAAACACCTCATTGCTGATGTTAGAGGAATGGGTCTCATGACTGCTGTGGAATTCAGAAACACCGCCGACGAATGTACTCTCGAGGGATTACCTGAGGGGAAGAGCGTACCTAAGAACATCGGAAAGAGGGTACAAGAGTACTGTTTGAACAAGGACTTGATGGTTCTCACCACGTCCGCGTTCGATACTATCAGGTTCATCCCTGCTTTGACTGTcagcgaagaagagatggataGAGCTATGACGATCTTCACTGAGGCTGTCGAATCGGTCGCTAGGGAGGGTTAG